CCCGCAGCAATGTTGTTAGTGGCAACGGTCTGGCTCCCACTCGGAGACATTGGGGAATCAAAGTTGGCAGGAGTTGGTTCAATCATATGAATCTCACCTGCATAAAACATTGGAGGGTGGGGATTCTCAGAGTTGTTTTGTTGGGCTGTTGACCCATTGGTCCTTTTTGGACTTGCCTCTGATGTATTATTACACAAGCCGGGACTCATGTCATTTAATTTGGGTAATCGGTTTAATTGCATCACGCCGGTCCCAGGATGCTGCCTGCTACCTGGCTTGGGCTCTACTGGAGGTCTTGGTGGAAACATTCCACTCATACCATTACGTACATTGTTGTGTTGGGGTGAAATATTGTGCTGCTGTTGGTAAAGCATGTGAGTCACATGAGAATAATCATCAGGTTGTGGTTTTTCTCTGTAATTTTGCAGTCCTTGATCTGTCACTACATTCCGTGTTGGTCTCATATTGTTATTTTGAGAAATAAAACTTTGAATTGTGTCTTGGCTAAACCCTCGCAATGAATTTTGATCACTGAATTTCAAATTTCCGCTAAGTCGTTGCCGATGGTGAGGGTTGATCAACTTCTTATTGTTGTTTGCGTAGCCCTGCTTACAAATGTTTGGATTTGTAAGTAAGACCTGCTGGTTGCTGCCAATGCTTTGACCTTGTGCCTGAAAGGACCCAAAATTGCTTCGCTGTGGAACAACAGCTAGGTTATCCCTAAGAGAATTTTGCTGTTTGGGGTTCTTTGTTACAGTGTCCACAGTTCCTGAACTCACCTCATTCCACTGCACTGGCATATTGTTCTTATTTAAGTGTGGCGAAGCTGGAAAGTGGTGTTGCGCGTCACTATGATCCATATTCTGACCAGATTGTATTATGCCGGCATCAACCACGGCTAATCTTCTTTGGGAATAAAGTGAGGCTCGTGGGGCGATGCTTGTTTGATAACCTTGAGACTGGTTATTCAACTGGTTGTTCCCATGTCCAAAATTGTGACCTTGGGTGCTACTGTTTTGGGACCTCAGGTATTGCACCATGTCATCTGGAAGAACTAAATCATCCACTGCACCTTGGTCACCCCCATTTCCCATTCCATCTATTGCCATGTTCTCCATAACTACATTCTCTGAAATGCTTGGTGGTCTGGGGTTAAACGGGTAGCGTTGCAGGTTACCATCAGAACGAGTGTACCCATGCATTGCCAATGCTTGTTGGTATTCTGCTGAACTATTCATACTGTTCATACTGTTGTAGCGCTGAACTGCTGAAAGGGCCAGGTGGTCAAGGCTGGGTCGACGCACTGGGTCACTGGCTCGGCGTGGAAGGTTGGTGGGTGCCTCATGGGGCATCATGCTGCGATTGCTGTATCCAATATCACTACATCGCCTGGCCACTGTTCCTGAGGGTGGCTCGTGGTACTGGTGTGATGAACATTCCTGAGAGTCACTATAGAGGGCCATTCGGGTTCTTAGGCTCATTCTTTCCAGGTTAGGTAGGGGGGTAGGTGGGGCTCCACCAATGGCAGCTGCATACTTTGCTTTAAGACGATAATGCTGAGCTGGAGTCAAACTGAGGAGGCTCGGGAGATTTCCCCCACCTGCTACGCCGACAGGGCCACCTCCACATTGGCTAGCCTCACTGGAGCGTCGGGATAAATCAGTAGAGATTGGGTCATAAGAATCAGCTGAACTGATATTGTTGTGACGATTAACCCCAAATTGCGATGCTTCACTGGAGCGTCGGCTGGAATAGCAAGGTGAGATGCCGGAGGAGCGCCGACTCGTGGTGTATGTTGAACTGATCGTGCTGGTTGTGCTATTACGTCGATCATTTAGCTGGTTGAGCAGAGTCACTTCACAAAAAGGCTGGTCTCCAAAACGCTGGCCATTGTGCATATTGTTAAGATTATTGATTAAATTTGAATTCTCCAGCAGTGAACCTGTAGATGGAGTAGACAAGATAaatgtttttcataattttgtCTTGAATCTATCTTACTCAAGATGTCATAAATCATACTTACCAATTGCAGGTATCGGGGGCAGTTTTGTGTTGCAGCATTGGCCATGCGGGGGCTGTGGTGCTGAATTAACCCATGGGCAGGGATTTCTAACTGTCATCAGTCTTTCTTTCTTGATATTCTCAATTTTGATGGTATCTGTCCCACAATGACCCACTGCTTTCCTCAGGTGGACACCCAACCCTACCTGATGGCCCCCGGCAGAAACGGTAGAGTCAACCATGGGGCACTCATCCTGTGCACTCAGGTCCCCGAAGCTGCCCCCACTGTGCATGGCCATTTCTACCCCACTGTCGTTGTTGTTGGTGCTGCTGAGAGGTGATGGTTGACTGCTACATGACGAGTGACCACCAGGACTGGACTGATACATCTAGTGAGGGAAAGCAAGAAAGAAATGAATGCAAGGAAACTATATGAACCATAATTTAACGACTACAGGAAAAGCAATGTGACTTGTTGGTCAAAATTAACTGGGAACAACATTGTCCTTAGATCAATGGTACATAACAAGCACGGCATGTCATGAAGTGTAGTCTATTTGTTACAATCCAGCCAAATCATAGTTGGTAGATAGATGTCGTGGCTTTCCTACTATATCAAAGTTGTGTATGAGTACCAATAACAACGTaaaaccacatttaatttttaagtgATGCTCCTagaacatttaaatacaaacatCGCCATTGCCGAAGAATTGTAACTGTAAATTCTTCATGCATGTGAACAGGAATttgacacgcacgcacacgcatacacatagacatatacatgtTTAAAAATAGGCAATTGATGAATGAAGGGGCAATTAACTCTTGCAAACTATATCACAAGACAAAAAAACGGGTGTAGTGCTCACCTCATTGAAGACTATCCATGACGATGGTTTTGAAGGAAAGAGAAAATCGTTCAAGCCAAAATGTGACGTAATGATGCAAACAATTGTCACTTAAACATTTAAGTGTCATGttagtaaaatggaaaataaaattcgAAGAATTGTAAGAACCCTGGTAATGTTCTGGTGTTTACTTGAGTTGCGCTTGTGAGTGAACACAATGACCCTACCCTGTTCAGCAGATCAGGACAacttttccaaaatgtattGCCTCTCAACCTGGTAACAACTCAGGATCATTCACGGGTTGCATAGTGTCTAAAAGATGGAGATAATTCTATACTTTGGAGCGTGGAGCTTGATGACTAAGCTATAATGTGACTATAGCGCGCTGCATTACTTTACTCATTTTAccataatattaaataatatccTATATACATACAATGGTATCGTGGAAATAATGTATTACTCCATACCTTACATTGTAAACTAGATCTAAGAACTTTGAGAACAAAGATTGGCCTTAGGGTTTCGGAAGAGACGCTTAACTTTTGGGCCTACATGTGGGCTGAAGAAAGGGGTTAACCTTTGATTAATTTTGGTGtcttcttttatatttttatgtaaattctgtGATTGACAATGTGCCATTGTTTAATCGATGTCTCAAAGTAGCTGTAAAACttcaacatttttgtgtgatgtgACTCCTGTTCAAATCAACATAACCTCTGAGTAAATTTTTCAGTCAGTATTCTGTCGCCCTGCACACATTAGCTCCCCGCTGCTGCACCATATTGATAACCCCGCCACTGCCATGTAGTTAGTGCTTTGCTGGCACTTGCTTGACCAACAAAGAGTTGGTTGCTAAGTCCTTGTTTCCAGCCCTCGAACCTAGTCCTTGCTTGGTCAAAAGAAAAGAACCGGTGCTAATCTAAGTACAAGCATGGAATGAGCACAAGCCAAGTGAAAATTGGTATGACCTGGATCAATTGTGTATGCTGACACTTCTGTTATAGTGAGGTCATTCAATGAGATTTACAAACTAActcaggcatgggcaaactacggcccgcgttaggctttttaatccggcccgctgacgttgtccaaataatgttttttttaaatttctttaaaaaacaattcccaagatggcgccatcacgtgtaagccagtggcagtagctctgtccactcttatttgtttgtcgtgttttacaacccctctatctttttttaaattacattttaatatttcctaatacattcctttttacgttactttgtactttatactttttactttaatggtgAGTGacaagtatgttaatactttagtccttttttttctgtttatgtttcatatgtgctGTCACCGGATGTAATTCttcatatgtatcgtatcttgttctgagccggcccatctgtcaaatttttaaagtcaatgtggacccCGGGCCGAAaggtttgcccaaccctgagcTAACCTCTCCACATCCCTGGTTTCCAATTCGGCGGGGTGTATGTTTCTGAGGGCTAACAGACCCTTTCAAAACCTTAAAATTGAAGAACAATTGTGATTCTAGTTTGGTATCTCTAAATATTTTTGCATACTGTTTGTCAAATGTTGCTATTCTTTCTTGGTGAAAAAGAATGACAAAATTACAATCTTTAAGCGCAGAGGCGCTGTAGTCACATGATAGCTATAGCATCAACCACTGTGTTCTAAAGCCCTACATTACCAACTCTAAGAAGGCATAACACACCACAAATTATCCGGAATTGTGAGTACCTCCCCATGGGACGAGTTTCTGGGTTTCAGTCAAAAGAACTGGTGTAGTCACATTCAAGTTGAACCAGCTAAAATCGTTCCATTATTGAACTTCACATCATGTCTCAAAGGGCTCATAGAAACAATTCCACTTAAATTATAAGAGTAATGACAAATGTAAGTAAGTAATCCAACTCACAATGGAATTCTCAGTCTTGATTGATTTGACTTGTAGACAGTCATCCATGGTTCGAGTGGTGCCTTTGGCATCAGTCCTCTCATCTGCACTTCCTGTGCCATTCTTGGAAAGGAAGTCATTCTCTCCATTGTCTTTGGGTGGCTGCAGTCCTCGAGGAGCATCACTCCGCTGTTTCTTCGTCACATGAGCTTCAGGTCCGTGAACAGTTTTAACATGCTTCCTTAGCGAGCTGGGGTCCGTGTAACGTTTGGTGCAACCAGCGATTTTACATACGTAAGGTTTCTGTAAagatatttaacatattttgttttagtagacctgtgattggcaggctaccaatccagggtgtctgCTGCCTGGTGCCCACggctggctgggataggctctagcacacCCCTTTTGAGgttaagtggtatggaaaataaataaatgaatgttttagtAAAATTGCAATTCTGTATAACACAGGCAGGTAAAGGTATTTggataataaaatacattaatgcTGATTGACATACCTCATTAGAATGTGTGCGGTTCTGGTGCTTGGCACGGTCTGAAGCATTTGAGAAAGCCTTGTTGCAACCTTCATGCTCACAAACATATGGCTTTTCCCCTGTGTGGGACCGAAGGTGGGTCTTAAGATTCTCTAAACGGGAGTAAGCTTTTGCGCAGCCCTCAAACTGAaagtagagaaaaaaatcaagaatatAACACACTTTGTTGTGACACCTTATTCAGGTCAAATTacttaacaataaataattaataattgtag
Above is a window of Stigmatopora nigra isolate UIUO_SnigA chromosome 11, RoL_Snig_1.1, whole genome shotgun sequence DNA encoding:
- the gli2a gene encoding zinc finger protein GLI2a isoform X1, with the protein product METSAPTPNEKKECKVPSMDGSSFSEVPKKPSPTSRGVHHIFPTFHTPIPIDMRHHEGRYHYEPHPLHAMHGAPGLSGSPVISDISLIRLSPHAQTGPGESPFSPPHPYVSPHMEHYLRSVHGSPTLSMISAARGLSPAEVVTHEHLKERGLFTLPPPPPGANPTEYYHLMASASQRNPYGDLLMQGGVAAAAAAAAAAAAHLPDYINPVDVSRFSSPRMTPRMSRKRALSISPLSDASIDLQTMIRTSPNSLVAYINNSRSSSAASSSYGHLSVGGISPSFSFPHPINPVAYQQLLSQQRGLNAFGHTPPLIQPPPSSFSARQQSLATSPMSTSHNSTNSEANQNASGDPAVSSTVNPLNSKRTKVKMEVEGLLPISPSSLDHSEGILDLSEELDKDECKQEPEAVYETNCHWEGCSKEYDTQEQLVHHINNDHIHGEKKEFVCRWMECSREQKPFKAQYMLVVHMRRHTGEKPHKCTFEGCAKAYSRLENLKTHLRSHTGEKPYVCEHEGCNKAFSNASDRAKHQNRTHSNEKPYVCKIAGCTKRYTDPSSLRKHVKTVHGPEAHVTKKQRSDAPRGLQPPKDNGENDFLSKNGTGSADERTDAKGTTRTMDDCLQVKSIKTENSIMYQSSPGGHSSCSSQPSPLSSTNNNDSGVEMAMHSGGSFGDLSAQDECPMVDSTVSAGGHQVGLGVHLRKAVGHCGTDTIKIENIKKERLMTVRNPCPWVNSAPQPPHGQCCNTKLPPIPAIGSLLENSNLINNLNNMHNGQRFGDQPFCEVTLLNQLNDRRNSTTSTISSTYTTSRRSSGISPCYSSRRSSEASQFGVNRHNNISSADSYDPISTDLSRRSSEASQCGGGPVGVAGGGNLPSLLSLTPAQHYRLKAKYAAAIGGAPPTPLPNLERMSLRTRMALYSDSQECSSHQYHEPPSGTVARRCSDIGYSNRSMMPHEAPTNLPRRASDPVRRPSLDHLALSAVQRYNSMNSMNSSAEYQQALAMHGYTRSDGNLQRYPFNPRPPSISENVVMENMAIDGMGNGGDQGAVDDLVLPDDMVQYLRSQNSSTQGHNFGHGNNQLNNQSQGYQTSIAPRASLYSQRRLAVVDAGIIQSGQNMDHSDAQHHFPASPHLNKNNMPVQWNEVSSGTVDTVTKNPKQQNSLRDNLAVVPQRSNFGSFQAQGQSIGSNQQVLLTNPNICKQGYANNNKKLINPHHRQRLSGNLKFSDQNSLRGFSQDTIQSFISQNNNMRPTRNVVTDQGLQNYREKPQPDDYSHVTHMLYQQQHNISPQHNNVRNGMSGMFPPRPPVEPKPGSRQHPGTGVMQLNRLPKLNDMSPGLCNNTSEASPKRTNGSTAQQNNSENPHPPMFYAGEIHMIEPTPANFDSPMSPSGSQTVATNNIAAGSMASPGVNQVSSSTVDSSTNGNGGAEHTQIDFESMLDDGDHSSLMSGTLSPGLLQSLSQNSSRLTTPRNSVTLASVPAGIGNMAIGDMSSMLTALAEESKFLSMIS
- the gli2a gene encoding zinc finger protein GLI2a isoform X2, with the translated sequence MRHHEGRYHYEPHPLHAMHGAPGLSGSPVISDISLIRLSPHAQTGPGESPFSPPHPYVSPHMEHYLRSVHGSPTLSMISAARGLSPAEVVTHEHLKERGLFTLPPPPPGANPTEYYHLMASASQRNPYGDLLMQGGVAAAAAAAAAAAAHLPDYINPVDVSRFSSPRMTPRMSRKRALSISPLSDASIDLQTMIRTSPNSLVAYINNSRSSSAASSSYGHLSVGGISPSFSFPHPINPVAYQQLLSQQRGLNAFGHTPPLIQPPPSSFSARQQSLATSPMSTSHNSTNSEANQNASGDPAVSSTVNPLNSKRTKVKMEVEGLLPISPSSLDHSEGILDLSEELDKDECKQEPEAVYETNCHWEGCSKEYDTQEQLVHHINNDHIHGEKKEFVCRWMECSREQKPFKAQYMLVVHMRRHTGEKPHKCTFEGCAKAYSRLENLKTHLRSHTGEKPYVCEHEGCNKAFSNASDRAKHQNRTHSNEKPYVCKIAGCTKRYTDPSSLRKHVKTVHGPEAHVTKKQRSDAPRGLQPPKDNGENDFLSKNGTGSADERTDAKGTTRTMDDCLQVKSIKTENSIMYQSSPGGHSSCSSQPSPLSSTNNNDSGVEMAMHSGGSFGDLSAQDECPMVDSTVSAGGHQVGLGVHLRKAVGHCGTDTIKIENIKKERLMTVRNPCPWVNSAPQPPHGQCCNTKLPPIPAIGSLLENSNLINNLNNMHNGQRFGDQPFCEVTLLNQLNDRRNSTTSTISSTYTTSRRSSGISPCYSSRRSSEASQFGVNRHNNISSADSYDPISTDLSRRSSEASQCGGGPVGVAGGGNLPSLLSLTPAQHYRLKAKYAAAIGGAPPTPLPNLERMSLRTRMALYSDSQECSSHQYHEPPSGTVARRCSDIGYSNRSMMPHEAPTNLPRRASDPVRRPSLDHLALSAVQRYNSMNSMNSSAEYQQALAMHGYTRSDGNLQRYPFNPRPPSISENVVMENMAIDGMGNGGDQGAVDDLVLPDDMVQYLRSQNSSTQGHNFGHGNNQLNNQSQGYQTSIAPRASLYSQRRLAVVDAGIIQSGQNMDHSDAQHHFPASPHLNKNNMPVQWNEVSSGTVDTVTKNPKQQNSLRDNLAVVPQRSNFGSFQAQGQSIGSNQQVLLTNPNICKQGYANNNKKLINPHHRQRLSGNLKFSDQNSLRGFSQDTIQSFISQNNNMRPTRNVVTDQGLQNYREKPQPDDYSHVTHMLYQQQHNISPQHNNVRNGMSGMFPPRPPVEPKPGSRQHPGTGVMQLNRLPKLNDMSPGLCNNTSEASPKRTNGSTAQQNNSENPHPPMFYAGEIHMIEPTPANFDSPMSPSGSQTVATNNIAAGSMASPGVNQVSSSTVDSSTNGNGGAEHTQIDFESMLDDGDHSSLMSGTLSPGLLQSLSQNSSRLTTPRNSVTLASVPAGIGNMAIGDMSSMLTALAEESKFLSMIS